A single window of Methylomarinum sp. Ch1-1 DNA harbors:
- the hemW gene encoding radical SAM family heme chaperone HemW: MNGTLTPSIPPLSLYIHIPWCIQKCPYCDFNSHAVKEPLQESRYIDALLNDLRGELALLETPRPIDSIFIGGGTPSLFSASSLEYLLNGVQKYATLSDHAEITLEANPGTFESSKFADFHNIGINRLSIGIQSFNDRHLQALGRVHNAAEALRAVEIAFRSGFDNINLDLMFGLPEQRQQEVVEDVETAIGLAPTHISFYQLTLEPNTYFHKFPPPLPADDDIFRAQKVCQQLLAEHGYHQYEVSAYAKQGKKCRHNRNYWRFGDYLGIGAGAHGKISRSLPDNIIRTQKSKRPEHYLKQIDISTRSIITAEQLPLEFVMNHLRLSSGFHLDHYRAVTGLSAETLEPGLSSSVAAGLLLNEDGHYRCSDKGWDFLDSILEKFID, translated from the coding sequence ATGAACGGAACATTAACCCCATCCATACCGCCGCTCAGCCTCTACATACACATTCCCTGGTGCATACAAAAGTGTCCTTACTGTGACTTCAACTCTCATGCGGTCAAAGAGCCATTGCAGGAATCGCGTTATATAGACGCCTTGTTAAATGATCTTCGCGGCGAGTTAGCATTGTTGGAAACGCCGCGGCCGATAGACTCGATCTTCATCGGCGGCGGCACGCCGAGCCTGTTTTCAGCCTCTTCATTAGAGTATTTGCTGAACGGCGTGCAGAAATACGCGACCTTGTCCGATCATGCCGAAATCACGTTAGAGGCCAACCCCGGCACCTTTGAGAGTAGTAAGTTCGCCGATTTTCATAATATAGGTATTAATCGCCTGTCTATCGGTATTCAAAGTTTCAATGACCGGCATTTGCAGGCCTTGGGTCGGGTGCATAATGCCGCCGAGGCTTTGCGCGCCGTCGAAATCGCGTTTCGTTCGGGATTTGACAACATCAATTTGGATTTGATGTTCGGACTGCCGGAGCAACGACAGCAAGAGGTTGTCGAAGATGTCGAAACGGCGATCGGTTTGGCGCCAACGCATATTTCTTTTTATCAGTTAACGTTGGAGCCCAATACCTACTTTCACAAGTTTCCGCCTCCCCTGCCGGCGGACGACGATATCTTTCGCGCCCAGAAAGTCTGTCAGCAATTATTGGCCGAACACGGTTATCATCAGTATGAAGTTTCCGCTTACGCCAAGCAAGGGAAAAAATGTCGACACAACCGCAACTATTGGCGATTCGGCGATTACCTGGGCATCGGCGCCGGCGCCCACGGTAAAATCAGCCGGTCACTGCCGGATAATATTATTCGCACCCAAAAAAGCAAAAGGCCAGAACACTATCTAAAACAGATCGACATTAGCACTCGCAGCATCATCACAGCCGAGCAGTTGCCGTTGGAATTTGTCATGAACCACTTGCGTCTGAGCAGCGGTTTCCATCTGGACCATTACCGGGCGGTTACCGGCTTGTCCGCCGAGACGCTGGAGCCTGGGCTGTCGTCCAGCGTAGCCGCAGGCTTGTTGCTGAACGAAGACGGTCATTATCGCTGTAGTGATAAGGGGTGGGATTTTCTAGATAGTATTCTGGAAAAATTCATCGACTGA
- the pyrE gene encoding orotate phosphoribosyltransferase, with protein MLDYQKEFIQYALDCGVLKFGSFQLKSGRTSPYFFNTGLFNTGRQLDKLGQFYAQALIESGLQVDILYGPAYKGIPLVSTTSIAYARMKQDIPFAFNRKEAKDHGEGGALVGSPLQGKTLILDDVITAGTSVRESVKIITHAGAEPAGVLIALDRQEKGQHEKSAIQEVRDTYNIPVLSIISLADIIEFLELDGNSAEQLRIIREYRQQYGI; from the coding sequence ATGCTCGATTATCAGAAAGAATTTATTCAATACGCGCTGGATTGCGGCGTTCTCAAATTTGGCAGCTTTCAATTAAAGTCCGGTCGCACCAGCCCCTACTTTTTCAACACCGGTTTGTTTAATACCGGTAGACAGCTGGACAAGCTAGGCCAGTTTTATGCACAGGCCTTGATCGAATCCGGCTTGCAGGTCGATATTTTATACGGCCCCGCTTACAAAGGCATCCCGCTGGTCAGCACCACCTCCATAGCCTATGCGCGTATGAAACAGGATATTCCTTTTGCCTTTAACCGTAAGGAGGCGAAGGATCATGGCGAAGGCGGCGCATTGGTCGGTTCGCCGTTGCAGGGCAAGACATTGATTTTGGACGATGTCATCACCGCCGGCACCTCGGTGCGGGAATCGGTGAAAATCATCACCCATGCCGGCGCCGAACCCGCGGGAGTGTTGATTGCATTGGATAGACAGGAAAAGGGCCAACATGAAAAATCGGCCATTCAGGAAGTCCGTGACACCTATAATATACCGGTACTGTCGATTATTTCACTGGCCGATATCATCGAATTTCTTGAGTTGGACGGCAATTCAGCGGAGCAACTGAGGATAATCCGTGAATACCGTCAGCAATATGGCATATAA
- a CDS encoding dynamin family protein, translating to MRNLEFKDQLHEYSQWREQLVQAIEMYREWRSRYKLSDPHSTDTLLNIISGLQSDRITLAFAAEFSRGKTELINALFFAETGVRLLPSSPGRTTMSPTELFWDEEGGSYIRLLNIESRLEDISLLEYKRNPERWTQIDLDCDSPTQMQEAFKELVATKEVPREIADKLGLWNEREAAEQGIINPEKVEIPCWRHALISFPHHLLKQGLCILDTPGLNALGTEPELTLSMLPSAQAIVFVLAADTGVTKSDMEMWKNHVCGSRGHSKQGLAVVMNKIDSMWDDLSGEQGYEESILKQIDTSASILGLNKEVVFPVSAKQALLAKVKSDDALLQKSRLDKLEEYLSNDILQQRRQILMDTIIKDIGFLVSESSNLINTKLTNASKQLQEFKQMDFENQEMTGKLMAETRDRQHAYMANVENFQASRKVFTVQAKMLIDSFAKERIDEIIKTTKQDMSKSLTTYGMKQNIRKLFDELRDLLQDSVDITNETRRLVKAIHKKFQDEYGFKEIEPQLFSIKQYQFELEQIFEEGEVFRSSAKTTMTEQSIVVNKLYSTLIAKARNILHQAHKDAMTWSNSVLTPLMHQIKDHKKQIESRLQMLRKISDSKESVADNITHLEEELQQLKNQRKELMTIIKAMHFDAYSQQSKEEPLEAVY from the coding sequence ATGAGGAATCTGGAATTTAAAGATCAATTGCATGAATATTCGCAATGGCGCGAACAACTGGTTCAAGCCATTGAAATGTATAGAGAATGGCGCAGTCGCTATAAGCTCAGTGATCCTCACAGTACCGATACCCTGCTCAATATCATTAGCGGACTGCAATCAGACCGCATTACTTTGGCCTTCGCCGCCGAATTTTCGCGCGGTAAAACCGAATTGATTAATGCGCTTTTTTTCGCCGAAACCGGGGTCAGGTTATTGCCTTCATCGCCAGGCCGCACGACGATGTCGCCTACCGAATTGTTCTGGGATGAGGAAGGCGGCAGTTATATCCGTCTGCTTAATATCGAAAGCCGGCTGGAAGACATTTCCTTATTGGAATACAAACGCAATCCCGAGCGTTGGACTCAGATCGATCTCGATTGCGATTCTCCTACTCAGATGCAGGAGGCTTTCAAAGAGTTGGTTGCGACTAAGGAAGTGCCAAGGGAGATCGCGGACAAACTGGGCTTGTGGAATGAACGGGAAGCGGCCGAACAAGGCATCATCAATCCTGAAAAGGTCGAGATCCCCTGTTGGCGACACGCATTGATCAGTTTTCCTCATCATTTGTTGAAACAAGGCTTGTGCATTCTGGATACGCCGGGCTTGAATGCTTTGGGAACCGAGCCTGAATTGACCCTAAGTATGTTGCCCAGCGCCCAAGCGATCGTTTTCGTATTGGCGGCCGATACCGGCGTGACCAAAAGCGATATGGAGATGTGGAAAAACCATGTCTGCGGATCCAGAGGTCACAGCAAGCAAGGTCTGGCAGTCGTGATGAATAAGATCGACTCGATGTGGGACGATTTGTCCGGGGAGCAAGGATATGAAGAATCGATCCTGAAACAAATCGATACCTCGGCGTCCATTTTAGGATTGAATAAAGAGGTGGTCTTTCCGGTCTCGGCAAAACAGGCTTTGCTGGCCAAGGTCAAATCCGATGACGCTTTATTACAGAAAAGCCGACTGGATAAATTGGAAGAATACCTATCCAACGATATCTTGCAACAGCGCCGTCAGATTCTGATGGATACGATAATCAAAGACATCGGTTTTCTGGTCAGCGAATCCTCCAACCTGATCAACACCAAGCTGACCAATGCCAGTAAACAGTTGCAGGAATTCAAGCAAATGGATTTCGAAAATCAGGAAATGACCGGCAAGCTGATGGCGGAAACCCGCGACCGGCAACATGCCTATATGGCCAATGTGGAAAACTTTCAGGCCAGCCGTAAGGTCTTTACGGTTCAGGCTAAGATGCTGATCGATTCTTTTGCCAAGGAAAGAATTGACGAGATCATCAAAACGACCAAGCAGGATATGAGCAAAAGCCTGACGACTTACGGCATGAAGCAGAATATCCGCAAACTTTTTGATGAGCTGCGCGATTTATTGCAGGATTCCGTCGATATCACCAACGAAACTCGTCGCCTAGTCAAAGCGATCCACAAAAAATTTCAGGATGAATACGGTTTCAAGGAAATAGAACCGCAATTGTTTTCGATTAAACAATATCAGTTCGAACTAGAGCAGATTTTCGAAGAAGGCGAGGTTTTTCGCAGTAGCGCCAAAACGACGATGACCGAACAGAGCATCGTCGTCAACAAGTTGTATAGCACGCTGATTGCCAAAGCCCGAAACATATTGCATCAGGCTCACAAAGATGCGATGACCTGGAGCAATAGTGTGTTGACGCCGCTGATGCATCAGATTAAGGATCATAAAAAACAGATTGAAAGTCGACTACAGATGTTGCGTAAAATCAGCGATTCGAAAGAAAGCGTCGCCGATAACATCACCCATCTGGAAGAAGAGTTGCAACAGCTGAAAAATCAACGTAAGGAATTGATGACGATAATCAAGGCCATGCATTTCGATGCTTACAGCCAACAAAGTAAGGAAGAACCCTTAGAAGCAGTTTATTAA